Proteins found in one Streptococcus criceti HS-6 genomic segment:
- the essC gene encoding type VII secretion protein EssC translates to MDIIVLRDTYRQILMVPKKGALRLDDHLSISQTDDGLIYQTKEKEAPLGTAVRIGDFAVYPKPDNQRCYSIDGLSRVVVGTLAGSDLLSGSQAISLLLTKAEEGSWQLQNLGAPVYLNNHLTSQNQKLPFGAEVAFGNSLLKVFPKEIWVSGDVKNVTLLEVAVSAYHYYEGYPDYHRSPRLVYRSNEDRMTVNAPPQEPNKPRNELLRMLVPPLVMIGVVILITVFQPRGLYILMSVAMSIVTAIFSIQNYFRNKREYKQSLADRISAYHAYLSDKSIQLTELAQEQRFGQFYHYPALAQLDQLTQDYSHRIYEKTSQDFDFLYYRLGLGEVPTSYQLEYSQKERSGVKDPLEVEGFELYKSHKKLDDMPVLANLKGGPVGYVGERSLVLEQLQLLVHQLAVFQSYHDLQFITIMPESEKDQWQWMRWLPHATLQDVNVRGFIYNERTRDQILNRLMETLRQRQLQQKEAGRNQQLIHLPHYVVLVTDDTLITDHVIMEFFAGDPTDLGCSLVFVKDVMRSLSENVKTVIKLKDQATGELVMEKGELKNHEFALDHFPKGYDKERISRRLAPLNHLKTLKSAIPEAVTFLEMYQVDKVEELKIFERWQSHSPHQSMAVYLGLRGSEDYVKLDLHERAHGPHGLIAGTTGSGKSELIQSYILSLAVNFHPHDVAFLLIDYKGGGMANLFKDLPHVLGTITNLDGNQSMRALASIRAENERRQRLFNEAGVNHIHAYQKKYKQGEVSEPLPHLIIISDEFAELKNEQPDFITQLVSTARIGRSLGVNLILATQKPSGVVDDQIWSNSNFRIALKVADKADSQEMLHTPDAAKINQAGRAYLQVGNNEVYELFQSAWSGADYQSDKGDQGIEDNTIFAINELGQYEALNPDLSGLDEVTDIREVPTELDVVVQYIQQVTKDKKIAQLAQPWLPPLKERIYLSEVSLAQKNWDLPANYKVTYGTIDIPSGQKQISATYDFEEQGHLVLFSGPAMGKTTFLQTVVMDLVRRNSPEDLHIYLLDFGTNGLLPLLKLPHSADIIYTDNISKIQKFIERINKEIKRRKSLFARELVSTLSAYEYETKDHLPRIFVVIDNYEGIRETVASDLFSHFLTNLAREGAGLGLFVLMTTGRSSSVQNAILASIKSRLALKMTDDSETKGLIGKHQLIMEDIPGRGLVKVDNPEIMQVALPVFGEDDMAVLNNLRDEVDTLDDYWTGKRPTAVPIVPEVLRVPDFINRNQTKTILQVGGLPLGLEYEDVSTVSIQKGQIYHLHILWEKQTVRRLIFEHLYQMVKARPSRDELICFDTADVFDVDLDDYDWQAYHHHNEIESFRQAFNNLKDTIIRDRQNKYYQDRFVFITDLAQLLSITNLDDNDFALMYEEGIKVGVHLIYATNLSFVNRSSVIKNYLEQQAGDALIAMKMGSQSFYKKSNSRSEGFMDSDQVYYHHQDEQTLIKITR, encoded by the coding sequence ATGGATATCATTGTACTTCGTGATACCTACCGTCAGATCTTGATGGTCCCTAAAAAAGGCGCCCTGCGTCTCGATGATCACCTCAGCATCTCGCAAACTGATGATGGTTTGATCTATCAAACTAAGGAAAAAGAAGCTCCCCTCGGCACAGCCGTTCGCATAGGGGATTTTGCTGTTTATCCCAAGCCTGATAATCAGCGTTGTTACAGCATCGATGGCCTATCCCGTGTAGTTGTTGGCACCCTAGCTGGGAGCGATCTTCTGTCGGGAAGTCAGGCTATTAGCCTGCTACTAACCAAGGCTGAGGAAGGCAGCTGGCAGCTTCAAAATCTCGGAGCGCCCGTCTATCTTAATAATCATCTCACTAGCCAAAACCAAAAGCTTCCCTTTGGGGCAGAGGTGGCCTTTGGTAACAGCCTGCTCAAGGTCTTTCCCAAGGAAATCTGGGTGTCAGGTGATGTTAAAAATGTGACCTTACTTGAGGTAGCTGTTTCAGCTTACCATTACTATGAAGGCTATCCGGACTACCACCGCTCGCCGCGTTTGGTCTACCGCTCCAATGAAGACAGGATGACGGTCAATGCACCGCCGCAAGAACCCAATAAACCTCGTAATGAATTGCTCAGAATGTTGGTTCCGCCTCTGGTCATGATCGGTGTGGTCATCCTGATTACAGTCTTTCAGCCGCGAGGGCTTTACATCCTCATGTCAGTGGCTATGAGTATCGTAACAGCGATCTTCTCTATTCAGAACTACTTTCGTAACAAGCGGGAGTATAAGCAGAGCTTGGCCGATCGGATTTCGGCCTACCATGCTTATCTCTCAGATAAGTCTATTCAACTAACAGAGTTGGCACAGGAACAGCGTTTCGGCCAGTTTTATCATTATCCTGCTCTGGCTCAACTTGACCAGTTGACTCAAGATTACTCCCACCGTATTTATGAAAAGACCTCCCAAGATTTTGACTTTCTTTACTACCGTTTGGGGTTAGGGGAGGTGCCAACTAGCTATCAACTAGAGTATTCTCAAAAGGAGCGCTCTGGTGTTAAAGATCCTTTGGAAGTGGAAGGGTTTGAGCTCTATAAGTCTCATAAAAAACTAGATGATATGCCGGTTTTGGCCAATCTTAAGGGAGGTCCAGTTGGCTATGTTGGAGAACGTTCGCTAGTACTGGAGCAACTCCAGCTCCTTGTTCACCAGTTGGCCGTCTTTCAGTCCTATCATGATCTGCAGTTTATCACTATCATGCCTGAGTCCGAAAAAGACCAATGGCAGTGGATGCGCTGGCTGCCTCATGCTACTCTGCAGGACGTTAACGTCCGTGGCTTTATCTACAATGAGCGAACCCGTGATCAGATCCTCAACCGACTGATGGAGACCTTGAGACAGCGGCAGCTCCAACAAAAAGAGGCTGGTCGAAATCAACAGCTAATCCACCTGCCCCACTATGTGGTGCTGGTGACAGATGATACCCTGATTACGGACCATGTTATCATGGAATTCTTCGCCGGAGATCCGACAGATTTGGGTTGCAGTCTCGTCTTTGTGAAGGATGTCATGCGCTCTCTATCTGAGAATGTCAAGACGGTCATCAAGCTGAAAGATCAAGCCACCGGTGAGTTGGTCATGGAAAAAGGAGAACTCAAAAATCATGAGTTCGCTCTAGACCATTTTCCAAAAGGTTATGATAAGGAGCGGATAAGCCGCCGATTAGCTCCTCTAAACCACCTCAAAACACTAAAATCAGCTATTCCAGAAGCTGTAACTTTTCTTGAGATGTATCAAGTCGATAAAGTTGAAGAGCTGAAGATTTTTGAACGCTGGCAGTCTCACTCTCCTCACCAGTCTATGGCGGTTTATCTGGGTTTGCGCGGATCTGAGGATTATGTTAAGCTGGATTTGCATGAGCGGGCGCACGGTCCCCACGGTTTGATTGCAGGGACGACTGGTTCTGGGAAATCAGAGTTGATTCAGTCCTACATTTTAAGTTTGGCCGTCAATTTCCATCCGCATGATGTGGCCTTCCTCTTGATTGATTATAAGGGTGGAGGCATGGCCAATCTCTTTAAAGACCTGCCCCATGTGTTAGGGACCATTACTAACTTGGATGGCAACCAGTCCATGCGGGCTTTAGCGTCTATTAGGGCTGAGAATGAGCGTCGCCAGCGCCTCTTTAATGAAGCAGGGGTCAACCATATCCATGCCTATCAGAAAAAGTACAAGCAAGGAGAAGTGTCAGAACCCCTGCCTCATCTGATTATCATCAGCGATGAGTTTGCGGAACTGAAGAACGAGCAGCCAGACTTTATTACACAGCTGGTGTCGACTGCTCGGATCGGGCGCTCCTTGGGCGTTAATCTCATCTTAGCCACACAGAAGCCCTCTGGAGTGGTTGATGATCAGATATGGTCCAACTCTAACTTCCGGATCGCTCTTAAGGTGGCGGATAAGGCTGACTCACAAGAGATGTTACACACACCGGATGCCGCCAAGATTAACCAAGCGGGACGGGCATATCTGCAGGTTGGGAATAATGAAGTCTATGAACTTTTCCAAAGTGCATGGTCAGGGGCGGATTACCAGTCTGATAAAGGCGACCAAGGCATAGAAGATAATACGATTTTCGCGATTAATGAGTTAGGACAGTATGAGGCACTCAATCCAGATCTGTCAGGGCTTGATGAAGTAACGGACATTCGTGAAGTCCCTACAGAGTTAGACGTCGTGGTCCAGTATATCCAGCAGGTAACCAAAGATAAGAAAATTGCCCAGCTGGCTCAGCCTTGGCTCCCCCCCTTGAAAGAGCGGATTTATCTTTCCGAGGTTTCTCTTGCTCAGAAAAATTGGGATTTGCCAGCTAATTACAAAGTAACATACGGAACCATTGATATTCCAAGTGGACAAAAACAAATATCTGCAACCTATGATTTTGAGGAACAGGGACATTTGGTCCTATTCTCTGGACCAGCAATGGGAAAGACCACTTTCCTGCAGACGGTTGTCATGGATCTTGTGCGGCGTAACAGTCCCGAGGATCTCCATATCTATCTTTTAGACTTTGGGACAAATGGCTTACTGCCTCTGCTAAAATTGCCACATTCTGCAGATATTATTTACACGGATAATATTTCAAAAATTCAGAAATTCATTGAACGGATCAATAAGGAAATCAAACGGCGGAAATCTCTTTTTGCTAGAGAATTAGTCTCCACCCTTTCAGCTTACGAATATGAAACAAAAGACCATTTGCCAAGGATTTTTGTGGTTATCGATAACTACGAAGGCATTAGAGAAACAGTAGCATCGGATCTGTTCTCGCATTTCTTAACAAATCTTGCCCGTGAGGGGGCTGGTCTTGGCTTATTTGTTCTCATGACAACTGGGCGTTCGTCCAGTGTTCAAAATGCTATCTTAGCTAGCATAAAAAGTCGCTTAGCCCTAAAAATGACTGACGACAGCGAGACTAAAGGTCTTATTGGTAAACACCAGTTGATTATGGAAGATATTCCCGGTCGAGGACTCGTTAAAGTGGATAATCCTGAAATCATGCAGGTGGCTTTGCCGGTTTTTGGCGAAGATGATATGGCTGTCTTGAATAACTTACGTGATGAAGTTGATACCTTAGATGACTATTGGACAGGCAAACGCCCGACAGCTGTTCCGATTGTACCAGAAGTATTGAGAGTCCCAGACTTTATTAATCGAAACCAAACCAAGACGATCCTTCAAGTAGGAGGGTTACCACTTGGTCTTGAATATGAAGATGTTTCAACAGTTTCGATACAGAAAGGCCAAATCTATCATCTTCACATTCTTTGGGAGAAACAAACGGTACGACGTCTGATTTTTGAGCATCTCTATCAAATGGTTAAAGCAAGACCAAGTCGAGATGAGTTGATCTGTTTTGACACAGCTGATGTCTTTGATGTTGATTTAGATGACTATGATTGGCAAGCATACCATCATCATAATGAGATCGAGTCATTTAGACAAGCCTTTAATAACTTGAAGGATACCATTATTAGGGATCGTCAAAATAAATATTATCAGGATAGGTTTGTGTTCATTACAGATTTAGCTCAGTTGCTATCTATTACCAATCTAGATGACAACGACTTTGCCCTCATGTATGAAGAGGGTATTAAGGTTGGTGTTCACTTAATCTATGCGACGAATCTTTCATTTGTCAACCGTTCAAGCGTCATTAAAAATTATCTTGAGCAACAAGCTGGAGATGCCCTCATCGCCATGAAGATGGGCTCACAGAGCTTCTATAAGAAATCTAACAGTCGTTCTGAAGGCTTTATGGACAGCGATCAAGTATATTACCATCATCAGGATGAACAGACTCTGATTAAGATAACCAGATAA
- the essB gene encoding type VII secretion protein EssB: protein MEEQFHFLGQEFTLIKEQSTWQLTLRRSIINLANSDQLDLLAPPAPQLLPQTYQVDEEVVTLTYAVPTLGRTFGEIQTLPMSEQLRFSLNILELNQVTSYPFGLILHPANLFITKDLTLKLAYRSLLGVMVPVSFTPEDFLRQAKALIVSLFTREEFSGLYDGSLEVLKLPAFLESVRAAQTLPDLEAYLHTLYQEKVAEEAKTQSLVSKRRFAVYKYTTIWLAALAVLLSVPLVYLVFFQSPFQAKMLQADKSFLKEDYTGLIDDMERVKLDKIPYTQKYELAYAYIQGLDFNADQREVVMNNITLKSDELYLDYWIQIGRGDHGDAVDTAKRLDDVDLILYALAEQITATRKDSHLSGKKRDEKLSRLQSEYDQYWEDRKDALSGKDDDGTATTSASSGSASEK from the coding sequence ATGGAAGAGCAATTTCACTTTTTAGGACAAGAGTTTACACTTATTAAAGAACAGAGTACTTGGCAGTTGACGCTCAGGCGCTCTATAATCAATCTGGCTAACTCGGATCAGCTGGATCTTTTAGCGCCCCCAGCTCCCCAGCTGCTGCCGCAAACTTATCAGGTTGATGAGGAAGTGGTGACCCTGACTTATGCAGTACCAACCTTAGGACGTACCTTTGGAGAGATTCAAACGTTACCCATGTCAGAGCAGCTGCGTTTTTCGCTTAATATCCTTGAGCTCAATCAGGTGACCAGCTATCCTTTCGGCTTGATTCTCCATCCTGCTAATCTCTTTATTACCAAAGATTTAACCTTAAAATTAGCTTATCGCAGTCTTTTGGGCGTTATGGTGCCGGTGAGCTTCACACCTGAGGACTTTTTGAGGCAGGCTAAGGCTCTTATCGTCAGCCTTTTTACCAGAGAAGAGTTCTCCGGCCTTTACGATGGTAGCTTGGAAGTACTCAAACTACCAGCCTTTTTGGAGTCTGTCCGCGCTGCTCAGACCTTACCAGATTTAGAAGCGTATCTGCACACCCTTTATCAGGAGAAGGTCGCTGAGGAAGCTAAAACACAAAGCTTGGTCTCTAAGCGCCGCTTTGCTGTTTATAAGTACACGACGATATGGCTGGCAGCTCTTGCCGTCCTGCTCAGTGTCCCTCTAGTCTATCTGGTCTTTTTCCAAAGCCCTTTCCAGGCTAAGATGCTGCAAGCCGATAAATCTTTTCTCAAGGAAGACTATACCGGCTTAATTGATGATATGGAGCGGGTCAAGCTGGACAAGATTCCTTATACGCAGAAATATGAACTGGCCTATGCCTACATCCAAGGGTTGGATTTTAATGCTGACCAGCGTGAGGTCGTCATGAATAATATCACCCTCAAATCAGATGAACTCTACTTGGACTATTGGATTCAAATTGGCCGCGGCGATCACGGTGATGCCGTTGATACAGCTAAGCGTTTGGATGATGTGGATTTAATCCTCTACGCCCTAGCTGAGCAGATTACGGCAACTCGTAAGGACAGCCATCTGTCTGGTAAAAAACGCGATGAAAAGCTCTCTCGCCTGCAGTCTGAATACGATCAGTACTGGGAAGATCGTAAAGATGCTCTATCTGGAAAGGATGATGATGGTACTGCTACCACGTCAGCTAGCTCTGGCTCTGCGTCAGAGAAGTAG
- a CDS encoding EsaB/YukD family protein codes for MQVINVTIDLGKRQVDLRIPCRLTVRQLYEELRQIYQLPKMITSPQLLVVNKGLVLSEAAYLSDYPITTGDYLRLEEL; via the coding sequence ATGCAGGTGATTAACGTGACGATTGATTTAGGCAAGCGACAAGTGGACCTCAGAATCCCTTGCCGCCTAACGGTTAGACAATTATATGAAGAATTAAGACAGATTTACCAATTGCCGAAAATGATCACCTCCCCCCAGCTTTTGGTGGTCAATAAAGGTTTAGTTTTATCGGAAGCCGCTTATCTGTCTGATTATCCGATTACCACTGGAGATTATCTGCGTTTAGAGGAGCTTTAA
- the esaA gene encoding type VII secretion protein EsaA yields the protein MTVVKKRVPKALKLVGNIVLIVALFFGILGLNIWLQRVHREKAVAEANRLNIAVINEDRNVTDKKETYHLGDDYVKTLERDDSQNWTVTTRSTAESGLKSGRYQLAVYIPSNFSSKVLDINNVLVDKATVTYKINAKGSQRVEAKAKQAGDKIVSDLNSRLVNMYMASVLGNLYTAQQNAQTVSGLQHKTAGTYQATLYQPVINFENVFPSLTGLSNSSLQSSLSLSKALSEAAQKAEQDGVDTSDMMPTLTSLIADYSQGEISAKDYTQGTMQMGTKELSTQLSAMIDALEKDRSSVSGLLGTVPSEEAEGDASNPDRANNNEKNHPEGDDRRTIDDSQRETDDSSDKEKNYQESLEQASAQLDKLETQLRSVKEKNDNSDQTKPVEDVVREELEKYYGKALEQVTVKDLLAKDPSLNQSLETYQARLTSLKNLVSQSVSALPADKVADVAGDLKGVTETDYSSQINQYTDDSSASNYGYSTGDAAGLKSNLASAAQAVRDYDTEDVKASTEVKTETQASLSWDKDKVTIDSWYVTKEDGTKTDPVSPDTPITVDLSQNNTFHYNIKPNSEAQESGVVNVKLGGVSVNQTEGKTIDVKDYAQKVEAYAQAAQAVVAAYNHTGSLLKAYYPNGADQSGTDDFLNQSTTDLLVSLLTPAISNALNTYSSDVEVDQALTTLKESRQTLRDKLGTIISTNNQVEADISATLDLLKQLQTGSAGKVDEKAAKERSDKSSDLSKKLAKLISQSQALKSSAQSNAKAASSVSKTFDSFNKAAQKAQDDGKKLSADAKVLMTKFNQELSETNDFVKSFKDVLDNAYDNGVPNEALLEFLSSPVVSRSSSYKSRVTTAKPFTWILLLAVISLFSAYLFATQDLIGRVKNQFTKGLFSDTDPLNVGTLSALALIEGMALGIASARSMALDRDLVPSWILIFVLFSLVLLHGQYFVLKHLRSLGMGLVLYNLVSFVYFSNALGASVGLTGWMRQLKHWNFLSLMEKTLATYVDHITADSKLIVLLLLAVVVVIALNMLVRFPWEVRSQEVSEKA from the coding sequence ATGACTGTCGTGAAAAAAAGAGTGCCAAAAGCTCTGAAGCTTGTTGGAAATATAGTCCTTATTGTTGCCTTATTTTTTGGAATTTTAGGATTGAATATCTGGCTGCAGCGGGTTCATAGAGAAAAGGCGGTAGCTGAAGCTAATCGCCTAAATATCGCCGTTATTAATGAAGACAGAAATGTAACGGATAAAAAGGAGACATATCACCTGGGTGATGATTATGTCAAAACGCTGGAGCGAGATGACAGCCAAAATTGGACAGTAACGACACGCTCAACAGCAGAATCAGGCTTGAAATCAGGTCGCTATCAATTAGCAGTTTATATCCCTAGTAATTTCTCGTCCAAGGTTCTGGATATTAACAATGTTTTAGTTGATAAAGCAACTGTAACCTATAAAATCAATGCCAAGGGAAGCCAGCGGGTAGAAGCAAAGGCTAAACAAGCTGGTGATAAGATTGTTTCTGACCTCAACAGTAGATTGGTCAATATGTATATGGCTTCTGTTCTGGGCAATCTTTACACGGCTCAGCAAAACGCCCAAACAGTTTCTGGATTGCAGCACAAGACAGCCGGCACCTACCAAGCAACACTCTATCAGCCGGTTATTAATTTTGAAAACGTCTTTCCGAGTCTGACGGGTCTCTCCAACAGCAGCCTGCAGTCTTCTTTGAGTCTTTCAAAAGCTTTGTCAGAAGCGGCTCAAAAGGCGGAACAAGATGGGGTTGATACCTCAGATATGATGCCGACTTTGACAAGCTTGATCGCTGACTACAGCCAAGGAGAGATATCAGCTAAGGACTACACTCAAGGTACAATGCAGATGGGAACCAAGGAACTATCCACCCAGCTGTCTGCTATGATCGATGCTTTGGAAAAAGATCGATCCAGTGTCTCCGGCCTCCTTGGAACAGTACCGTCTGAAGAAGCAGAGGGCGATGCATCGAACCCTGATCGAGCTAATAATAATGAGAAAAATCACCCAGAAGGAGATGATCGTCGAACTATCGATGATAGCCAAAGGGAAACTGATGACAGTAGTGACAAGGAAAAAAACTACCAAGAATCTTTAGAACAAGCTTCCGCCCAACTGGATAAACTAGAGACGCAATTAAGATCGGTCAAGGAAAAAAATGATAATAGCGATCAGACCAAACCCGTTGAAGATGTGGTCAGGGAAGAACTAGAAAAATACTATGGAAAAGCCCTTGAGCAAGTGACAGTTAAGGATCTTTTGGCAAAAGATCCTAGCTTAAATCAGAGCTTAGAGACCTATCAAGCCCGTTTAACCAGTCTCAAGAACTTGGTTTCTCAGTCAGTGAGCGCTCTGCCAGCCGATAAGGTGGCCGATGTGGCTGGTGATCTGAAAGGGGTCACAGAGACAGATTACAGCAGTCAGATTAATCAGTACACTGATGATTCATCAGCGTCTAACTATGGCTACAGTACCGGAGACGCTGCTGGACTTAAATCCAATCTGGCTTCTGCCGCCCAGGCTGTCCGTGACTACGATACTGAAGATGTTAAGGCCTCAACAGAAGTCAAGACCGAGACTCAAGCTAGTTTGAGCTGGGATAAGGACAAGGTGACTATTGACTCTTGGTATGTGACCAAGGAAGATGGTACCAAAACTGATCCTGTCAGTCCAGACACCCCGATCACGGTTGATCTCAGCCAGAACAACACCTTCCACTACAATATCAAACCCAACAGCGAAGCTCAAGAAAGCGGAGTAGTGAATGTCAAACTAGGCGGCGTTTCTGTGAATCAAACAGAAGGTAAGACCATTGATGTCAAGGATTATGCCCAAAAGGTTGAAGCCTATGCTCAAGCAGCTCAGGCTGTAGTGGCAGCCTACAATCATACGGGCAGCCTGCTTAAAGCCTACTATCCAAATGGTGCTGACCAGTCAGGGACTGACGATTTTCTCAATCAAAGTACAACAGACCTCTTAGTCAGTTTGCTAACACCTGCGATTTCAAATGCTCTCAATACTTACTCGTCTGATGTAGAAGTTGATCAAGCATTGACAACCCTGAAAGAAAGTCGCCAGACTTTAAGGGATAAGTTAGGAACAATCATCTCCACCAATAATCAGGTAGAGGCAGATATTAGTGCAACCTTAGACCTCCTAAAGCAGCTTCAAACAGGCAGTGCAGGCAAGGTTGATGAGAAGGCAGCCAAGGAGCGTTCGGATAAGTCATCCGATCTATCGAAAAAACTGGCTAAACTTATCTCACAATCCCAAGCCCTCAAATCCTCTGCTCAATCCAACGCTAAGGCAGCTTCCTCTGTCTCCAAGACCTTTGATTCCTTCAATAAGGCAGCGCAAAAAGCCCAAGATGATGGCAAGAAGCTGTCTGCGGATGCCAAGGTTCTGATGACGAAGTTTAATCAAGAGTTATCCGAGACTAATGATTTTGTCAAATCCTTTAAGGATGTCTTAGACAATGCTTACGATAACGGGGTTCCTAATGAAGCCCTCTTGGAATTTCTATCCAGTCCTGTTGTCTCGCGCTCAAGCTCCTACAAATCTCGTGTGACGACTGCGAAGCCTTTTACTTGGATCTTACTGCTGGCTGTTATTAGTTTATTTAGTGCTTATCTCTTTGCCACGCAGGATCTTATTGGACGTGTGAAGAATCAGTTTACCAAAGGGCTCTTTTCAGATACAGATCCGCTCAATGTCGGTACCTTGAGTGCCCTAGCTCTAATTGAAGGGATGGCTCTGGGGATTGCCTCAGCTAGATCTATGGCTTTAGATCGGGATCTGGTGCCTTCTTGGATTCTAATCTTTGTGCTCTTTAGCTTGGTACTGCTGCACGGTCAGTATTTTGTACTCAAGCACCTGCGCTCACTGGGAATGGGCTTAGTGCTCTACAACTTAGTCAGCTTTGTATACTTCTCTAATGCGCTTGGTGCCAGTGTTGGTTTGACTGGCTGGATGCGTCAACTCAAACACTGGAACTTCCTATCACTGATGGAGAAGACCTTGGCGACCTATGTTGACCATATCACGGCTGACAGCAAATTAATTGTCCTCCTGCTTTTAGCCGTTGTGGTAGTCATTGCCTTAAATATGCTGGTACGCTTCCCATGGGAGGTACGCTCTCAAGAGGTGTCAGAGAAAGCCTAG
- a CDS encoding WXG100 family type VII secretion target: protein MAGLIKLTPDELRTSAQKYTQGSQSVQDVLTSLTNEQAVISENWDGTAFDAFETQFNELSPKVRQFAELLESINTQLNGVASTLEETDSNIASQIRR, encoded by the coding sequence ATGGCTGGATTAATTAAATTGACGCCGGATGAGTTGCGCACATCAGCTCAGAAGTATACGCAAGGTTCACAAAGTGTCCAAGATGTTTTGACATCTCTGACGAATGAACAAGCTGTTATCTCAGAAAACTGGGATGGTACTGCTTTTGATGCCTTTGAAACGCAATTCAACGAATTGTCCCCTAAAGTTCGTCAATTTGCAGAATTGCTTGAATCTATCAACACGCAGTTGAATGGTGTTGCTAGTACTCTTGAAGAGACTGATAGTAATATAGCTTCGCAAATTAGACGCTAA